Proteins from a single region of Pirellulaceae bacterium:
- the argF gene encoding ornithine carbamoyltransferase, with the protein MRHLLTINDLTSNEIEEILSIATDLKRRYERGERPPELAGRVLGLLFSKPSLRTRVSFEAGMTHLGGTSLYLGQDVGWGTRESIADFAKVISQYVDVIVCRTHGHEMVVELAKHSDCPVINGLTDQSHPCQALADVMTLRELKGQNGSKKLTFVGDANNVSRSLALACTKLGISFAIAAPSSYQFNSSLLDSLQKMNSKVEITQTDDPRVALKDASAVYTDVWSSMGFENETETRKKDFANYQVNARMMEFAPSDAVFMHCLPAHRGEEVSAEVIDGPQSVIVKQAANRMHVQKGLLLWLIKKSQA; encoded by the coding sequence TACTGACAATCAATGATTTAACGTCGAATGAAATCGAAGAGATCCTTTCGATCGCAACCGATTTGAAACGGCGATATGAAAGGGGAGAGCGCCCACCGGAACTAGCGGGACGGGTGCTCGGACTTTTGTTTTCGAAACCGTCACTGCGTACCCGCGTCAGCTTCGAAGCCGGCATGACGCATCTCGGTGGAACCAGTTTGTATCTCGGACAGGATGTCGGCTGGGGGACACGCGAATCGATTGCTGATTTCGCCAAGGTCATCAGCCAATATGTCGACGTAATCGTCTGTCGAACTCACGGACATGAAATGGTCGTCGAACTAGCGAAACACAGCGATTGCCCAGTCATCAATGGATTGACCGATCAGTCTCATCCATGCCAAGCTCTCGCCGACGTGATGACGCTGCGCGAACTAAAAGGACAAAACGGCTCCAAGAAGCTCACCTTCGTCGGAGATGCTAATAACGTATCACGTAGTTTGGCTTTGGCTTGTACGAAACTTGGCATTTCCTTCGCGATCGCAGCCCCCAGCAGCTACCAATTCAATTCCTCGCTGCTCGATTCGCTGCAAAAAATGAACAGCAAGGTCGAAATTACACAGACAGACGATCCGCGGGTCGCCTTGAAAGACGCCTCTGCGGTGTATACCGACGTCTGGTCGAGCATGGGCTTCGAGAACGAAACCGAAACTCGCAAGAAAGATTTCGCCAACTACCAAGTTAACGCGCGGATGATGGAATTCGCACCTAGCGACGCAGTGTTTATGCACTGTTTGCCAGCACACCGTGGTGAAGAAGTTTCGGCAGAAGTGATTGATGGCCCTCAAAGCGTCATCGTCAAACAGGCAGCCAATCGGATGCATGTGCAAAAAGGTCTACTGCTGTGGT